The following proteins are encoded in a genomic region of Capra hircus breed San Clemente chromosome 16, ASM170441v1, whole genome shotgun sequence:
- the GORAB gene encoding RAB6-interacting golgin encodes MCLGSRVGSRGSEVWGTKRAGKPRWMAQGWAGFSEEELRRLKQTKDPFEPQRRLPGKKSRQQLQRERALQEQSQKFGLQDGSTSLPPEQLLSAPKQRFNTQRPSSSLPTPLTLTSPVGDGKPQGTESQQKELGLKNSHEVHKNAEVLPPKPDCQLEKKKVELQEKSRWEVLQQEQRLMEEKNKRKKALLAKAIAERSKRTQAETMKLKRIQKELQALDDMVSADIGILRNRIDQASLDYSYARKRFDRAEAEYVTAKLELQRKTELKEQLTEHLCTIIQQNELRKAKKLEELMQQLDVHADEETLELEVEVERLLCEQEAEARKQVVHLERSCQPSGESATLELAKENKQSQDQAASPKVDKQGENSNSIALLDPERPNQEVETAVKDISASLIT; translated from the exons ATGTGCCTGGGTAGTCGTGTTGGCAGTCGGGGCTCAGAGGTTTGGGGTACTAAGCGTGCTGGCAAGCCAAGGTGGATGGCGCAGGGTTGGGCTGGCTTCTCTGAGGAGGAGCTGAGGCGACTAAAGCAGACTAAAG atcCGTTTGAACCACAGCGGCGTCTCCCTGGGAAGAAAAGTCGACAACAACTTCAGCGAGAAAGAGCCCTTCAAGAGCAAAGTCAAAAATTTGGACTTCAAGATGGGTCAACCTCATTACCTCCAGAGCAGCTGCTTTCTGCACCAAAACAAAGATTTAATACTCAGAGACCAAGTTCTTCTCTTCCTACTCCCCTTACGCTCACCTCTCCTGTTGGTGATGGAAAACCACAGGGTACTGAAAGTCAACAAAAGGAACTGGGACTTAAGAATTCCCATGAAGTTCACAAAAATGCTGAGGTTCTGCCTCCAAAACCAGATTGccaattggaaaaaaagaaagtggaatt GCAAGAAAAATCTCGTTGGGAAGTCCTCCAGCAAGAACAGCGGctaatggaagagaaaaataaacgtAAGAAAGCTCTTTTGGCTAAAGCTATTGCAGAAAG ATCTAAAAGAACTCAGGCAGAAACCATGAAACTGAAGAGGATCCAGAAGGAGTTACAGGCTTTAGATGACATGGTGTCAGCTGACATTGGAATCCTCAGGAACCGGATTGATCAGGCCAGCCTCGACTATTCGTATGCTCG GAAGCGGTTTGACAGGGCTGAAGCGGAGTACGTGACAGCAAAGCTAGAGCTGCAGCGCAAGACTGAGCTTAAAGAGCAGCTCACTGAACACCTTTGTACGATCATCCAGCAGAACGAGCTCCGCAAGGCCAAGAAGCTGGAGGAGTTGATGCAACAGCTGGATGTGCACGCCGACGAGGAGACTTTGGAGCTCGAGGTGGAGGTGGAGAGACTGCTATGTGAGCAAGAAGCAGAAGCAAGGAAACAAGTGGTTCATTTAGAGAGGTCCTGTCAGCCTTCTGGGGAGAGCGCGACCTTAGAGTTGGCTAAAGAGAACAAACAGTCTCAAGACCAGGCTGCTTCCCCAAAGGTAGACAAACAGGGGGAGAACTCCAATAGCATTGCCCTTCTTGATCCAGAACGGCCAAACCAAGAGGTTGAAACTGCCGTAAAAGACATTTCAGCTTCTCTCATCACATGA